The genomic region CTGTCCCTGCCTTTAAGTCTAAATACTGGAAATTATATTATGctgggttttgtttgtttttgtctactCCCCTTGAATAGAAgtgtatttgtatattttatgtGCATGCGGCGTCTTGTCTTTGAACCACTGATGTGAAAATAACCATGCAAAGCAtcaaaacagggtttggcattTAATATAATAGTCAAAATGTACAGTATTGTTTCAGCTGGACATGCATGCAAAAATCATCTCAAAAACGTCTCATGTGAAACCAGCACAAGACATCATACTTGACTACAGTTTTCAAATTAAGAATCTTTTTACACTCTCATATTAATTATCAAAGTCACAAGACATTTGCGCAACACTTTAATGGTCAAGGCTCTGTCGATAAATGGATGATTGGTTACAATATGTTCTTTAACCCGTTGTCCTAAAGGAGGAGCCAGTCAAACAGCTAACATTCAGGCCTACAATTTGACCTTTAATGCACAAAAATGTGTGTTAAAATATTTGGACTTATCTTTCTATAATGGTGTCACTTGTCACAAAAAAAGTATCAAAACGTGGGCTTTGTTTTCAATAGAATATGATGAATCACATAACTTCCTTAAATAAAATATGCCCTTGCACTAAAGCATTACAAAGAGctgtaatataaaaaaaaaaaatacaaaatacaaaatggaGGATTCAATCCTCTTTCAGACATTTTTCATTAGAGACAATATGACTGCTGTGACAATTGTATTCAAAGTGCATTCTTGTCTATTCAGGATTATTTAAAGAAAAGCAATTAGCAAAAGCACTGACTGTGCTTACTCGAAACAGGTTAACCACACCTTAAAAAAACGGAGGGGAAGAGTTTTGGATACTTGGCACAAGAAAGAATCTGAAGCAGGACAGGCAGGAGGCGGCGCTCGCTCCTCGTGATAGCTCTGCTGTCACAAATCAAGGCACCGGTTGCCAGCTAATGTTATTTACCAACACACAGATTCACAGAATTGTTAAAATTTGAGTTACAGCTATGTATGTGTTGCATTATAGGAATTATAGTTCACTTTAAAAAACACCTTTGGTTAAAAAGGTAAATGAATAGTTCAAGAACAAAAATGCTATGAACAGTAATACTGAATTGTGATGATTATCCCTTTATTTCAGCTGAGGGAGAAGTGGTTTATGACGAAGTGCTTTGGATTTAAGGGGTAGAAGTGTCTGAAAGTGCTGAATTCACAAGACTGTTGATTAAAAACATAATGAGTcctgcaaataaaaaaacaacaacctcacCACAGAGCACACACCCTATGGCTTTcttaacaagaaaaacaaaaataagaatttgacttgtgtatttatttgtgtttttggtaTTTGTATCTTAGTATATCTTAGACATCCTCAGACTGTTGGACAGTGGTGGAGTTAAGGGTCTTCGATGTCCAGGAAATCCTTTTTGGGCTGTGCTGCTCCTCTGTACCAGGCACAAGAGTCATCACTCCTCTTGATACAAGCATAGTGTTTGGCCTGTTTTCCATTGACTGTCTTCTCAAGGATCCAGTCCAACCACAGGCACTCCGCCGGGCTGCTGATCATGCAGGGGATGGAGGTGCAGCGGGTGATCTGAGGATCGGCAAAGAGACCAAGATTAGAGATTAAacttcaaacaaacacaaacaaaaatggtgCTAAACAGTACCCAAAAGTGGTTCTTTGACTTGTTATCATAGGGGAACCTGTTTTGCTGCTATATAGCACCCATCTGTTGACAGTGCTGTACACCACCTTTGTCAAATAGTGCTATGTAGAGCCATCAGACGCATCATATAGCACTATATGTATGAGTAATGCTAGATAATACCATGGACGAGTCAATATAAGATATATTGATATGCTTCTAAATGCCACTTTTACTTACAATATGAATGATTATTAATCAGTTCTTATGAAATGTTGGCTTAAAAGATTAGAATCCTGCacaacatgtttcttttttaaacctggaatatttttctttttgaacaTGGGGGCAAAACGGTTGAAAGCCATTGCTTTAATGTATTATTCTCTGGAAATAAGCCCTTTGTAGGCAATTTTTTTGTACTGTTTGCATTCTTTCCCCAGTAAACTAAACCAAACTGAAGATCCAGTAAAGATCGCCAGATGAACAATACAGTGTCCCCACTGGCTCTTTAGCTTAGTCTCGTCTCTTCTCGTcttgttttgttcagttttgtggggaaaaaacagtCGGAAACCTCTAAAGAACCACACATCGGCTTAAAAGGTTTTCTACTGGTTTTTAGTTTCTGTGCTCCCCACTGGTGGACAAACTCACTGAGTACCTGAGGTCTGCTgaaactcatttaaatcagggctttaAACATTATTTACATGTAGAGAACCTCTAAAAAACATACAGGGGCCTAAAAGGTTCTCAACAGGTTGTAGATCTTGGTTTATCTTAGGGAAAGAACCAAGATAGGAACCTTGACAGAATAATACAGAGGCTTTGAATGCTTTCCACTGATTCTTCAGTTGAGTTTAGTtgagtttagtttagttatGGCATTTCAACCCACACCAAAGAGGAGCAGAGAAACTGACATGTATCTGTGCCTACCTTGCATTCACAGCCCATTTCATAGCGCTGAGTCAGGCTCTTCTTCTGGGTTTCACTCAAGATGTCCCAGGGCTCGATGAAGTGACACAGTGTGATGTGCATCGTCCCATCAGTCTCCACTTTGCCTGTAGAAGAAGGAAAGTGCATTAGATGACATGAAAACGAATATACATATCAGGGaacaatattgttttattttttaatgtgtgatttCTAATGTGGTAAAAGTTGTACCTGTGATGAGATACTCCTTGCCATTAGTCTCCAGGGTCACTCCGCACACAGCAGAGGTGGGAGCAGTGTAGATGACGTCGAAATCCTGGGTGGGACCTTTGAACATCTGACAATCCAAACAGAGGAAAGTACATTTAGATTCATGCTGGACTTAAGTTCATACCCCAGCATGAAAACAGTAGCTTCATCCGCACATACCTTGATTTGTTTGATGTCATACTTGATCCGCTTGATGGGGTTTCCATAGATGTCGTTGCCAACGTCAACCTCCTGCTGTCCAACCACCTTTGCCCTgataactgcaaagagacaagaaCAACCCACATTTACATTCGCTCTATTTAAAGACAAGTCAAAAACTATTGTTATGGTAAAACCCAACAGGATCTGGGTCTGTCTGTATCTGATCGAAGCCCCGCCCAGGTTTGGCATGCTGGAGTCGGCCACAACACATTGCTGTGGCTTGGATCTGAGGAGTGTGCATGTGCCAGGTGCTGGGAAGACAGAGGCAACATGAGTGTTTCATCAGCTGCAATCAGAGGGAGGAATGTGTGCTGCCTGCTCCCAGGCTCCTGGGCCGACGCAGGAGGAAGCCAGTCAGCAATCTTTGAAAAAGCTGAACTAGAATGCTCCCCTTCACCCGCAGGCCTCTCTACCGGCCTGCCTCTCTGTCTGGATAGAGGTGCTGACATGCAAATCAACCTTCTCTCCCTTTCGTGTGCAGCctttccccttctctctctttctctctccgtctcttgcGCTCTGAAGTTCCAGCTCCCAGACTCGGAGAGGTTTGGACGAGGAAAAAAATATAACAGTTCAAGTGGAAAAATATCATCAGAGCCATACGGATGAGCCTTTGAGCTTGAAAACTGagtattcaacaaaaaaaatgactcatGTGTTTCACAATCACTGCTTCTGTCATGTGAATCCAACTGTTGAAGCACAGCGTATCACTGATCAGAAGCCAGGCATTGTTAAATACCTGTGGATTACTGCACACTCACACGACAAAATCATATTCAAAATCAAGCTACTAAGCAGTCGAGACTTGCGACAGAGTTAATGCTAACCAGATGTTCCCTCTGAAGTTCCAGTTCAAGCCCTCGCTTTCTCAAGGTGGCAGCTACCGACTACCTCAGACCATCACTAGCCCACTTCCTTACCAAATAAGATCAAGCCGTTTCATTTGCTTTTAATATGAAGAAGGTATGAAGCTGCGGACCATATGTGCCCTAATTCGATGACAATAGGAGCTTGGAGAACATCTCCTTTTAAGGGTCTAAAGAGCCgacccttaaaaaaaaaaaagaaaaacaggaggaaaaggagagtgtgtgcacagatggagagagtgatggagtgatgAGGATGGCTGCATTCTCCAAGCAGGGGGAACAGAGGAGAGGACGGACAGGAATAGCAGTCACATTGCAGAGGTAGCCTCACAGTGCCCTGTGTATACAGGGAGAAGACAGCCGTTTAAAGCAACGCTGTCACACAGGGAGAAGAGGAGGCAGGGAGCacaaaggagagagggaggattTCATTCGTGGCCAGGAAAATGTGCAAAACACTGACTTGTGCAAGCTGTGTgctttctttttgctttttttttctgcagagctgctgtgaagtagcagacagactgacaaacaagcTGCGCGAACGACAGGCACGGTTTAGGAAGACAAACAACGCGGAGTGATAATCTACAACCAGCGAAGATGGTTTTTGGTTTACAAACTCTGTCAAACGCTCTGAGCGAGCAGGGCTGAGAAACTCTCCAACTTCTCTGGCTACAAAGTGGATTAGTGGTAATCCCCTTCGCCTGAGTGTGCAGAATCCCACACAGatcatttctccctctcctaGTGTAAAGTAGGGCAGGTGAAAATATGCacagtatgtaaaaaaaacactgaaatgcaAGGTTTATGTGAATGATACATATAATTTGAGTACTTGAGCTTTAAGAACAACTTTGCGAGGGTGAGAGTTAGCTCTTTAACTTGCAGTCAACGTGCTAAAAATAGGCAAATTATAATAAGATGTTTTCCTCCATTCATTATATGCAGAACTGAAGCACTACACACTACCCCGCTAGTTTAAGTCATTTAGGCCTAATTCTCTGTACTGATAAACAGTGTATACCTAATTCTCATAGGTCATGATGATGTTTTCTCAAATAGGCTGACCAAGCCCTATACAAAAATCCCAAGTTTCAGAAAACTGGGAACTACGGGAACCATCTAATTTTCTAGTTACccaaacaataaacacattattttgTATGTAGTATTGTGGTCATGGGAGTGCTTtagaaaacaaagagaaaaagaagaaagcagGAGCATGTCATGTAATTGCAGGGCCTGTACATCCATTTTCCTCTCCAAGAAGCCACAAAGTGGTCGGACTCCGAACGAGAAAAACTAAGCTACAAATTCAAACTGACTCCTCGGCTGAATCACTCGAAGGATGCATGGGTTTAATCCACTGTTATTCATTTGTTTAGTTTTCAGAAAATGAAATTTGTTAAAAACCTGCGTCATCGTTCCATCAGTGCCAGAAAATGCTAatagtttgtcttttttggcaCCACAGTTTTCCTTGACATTTCAGTGTTTACTCTTTTATTCTGCACGTGACAAATGTTCACATGCAGTATTATAAAAGGTGCATATAATTACTCCAAGTATTACTTTCAGGGAGCACATTAAGTGAACCTGCCGGACAGATCGTTGCAACGCATTATCGCCATTTATTCTAGAGTTTAAAGCAGCTGAGCATGCACATACTCAATCTGGTTTTAATGGCTGCTCTGTTTACACAGCTTGCAGCACAGGGGCTGTTTATACCGGAAGTCACATTAGAAGGTTGGCTTTCTCTCAAGATCTCACATGATTCACTCTCCTTGTTTTCAAAAAGGTACACTCTACAGTTGCAGAGGATCGTGAAGTAAACTGCAAATACATAATGAGCGCAGCATATGACTGCCCAACATTCCTCCCTCTGCCTCAGCCGAGGACCCAAGGGATGGATTTCAATTTATGAGGAAAGATTTTTTTGTTCCTGCTCCGTCTGTTTTGACAAGACAAATGGAACTACATGTTCATAGCTGACCTagtattttgcttttgtttactGCGTTATATATAGGGAGAGAGAAATAAGCCAGGCTGTAATGAAATACGGCAACACGGCTGAGGTCAGCCGGGGGCAGAGGTGGAAACTAACCAGTTAAAACTACAGTTTGCTTTGATCAGACTTTTAGATTAATGGCTTACCCTGCGACCTACTCGTACTTTTAATTAGGTTTTTTCAAAGTCTGTACTTTTACCTCTGCTCTTCACTGTATCTCAGCTTTACCACCCACAACGAGAACACTACAACATCATCTTCAAAACGTTGCGAGGGACCCAGTGATGCAATGATCTCACACAATAAGTGTAGTTTCTGCAAACTTTGACTGTTCTTCCTAATTTTGAAGTTTCACTTCAGACACTGTAACTACGTTTACAAACTACTCATGTTGTTGAGTAATTTTCCGTAGGATGCCAGACACTAACTGACTCTGTCTGTGCAACTTAAGTAATTTTCACTTCAGTAAACTCTCTGACAGTAAGTAAGGGTTCCTCTTACTGCACAGTATCAGCATGGAAATACCCCACAGATGATTTTCTTCATACTTAAACTGcatttaatcaaaataaaatattataataCATACTAATCATCCACATTTCAGATGATAGTAGACTACTAATTAAACTAAATATGAAAACTGGCAGGATAAAAGCCTGCAGAGTAAAGGCAGAGCTAGCAATGGCAGGTAATGACCTTTATTTTGACTGTGCCAGCTCAACATAACTTCTCATAATTTTGCAAAGTCAGCCACCCATTAATTTTGTATGTGACTTTACAAGCGTGTAACATCACACATTAACAGGTTTTCAAGAACGTTTTGGCTATAGAGGCTGGTCTCCTTGACAAAATGGTGGTTTATGTAAAGTAGGAGGGTCTATCCATGGTGCTGAAGCAGGAGCAGGGGGTTACGGTTATGTCAGGACCTGACCTTGGTGATGAGGTCCAGTTCTTCAAAAGATGTAATCTATATCAGAATGATCTGGATTTTGCTGTCCGGGATCAGCTGATCAATCTTACTTTTGTGACTGTTTTTCAAAGCAACACTGGACTGGATCACCCTGATACAGACATAAACCTTTTAAAGTGCTAAATCGGGATAAAAGTGAGACTAAATATCACAATGTATGCTACCAGCTATGTAACAGCGAGTGTGGGGTCCTTCAAAACAGCATGGGATACCATTGGTAGAAACTACTTTTGACTGTGTTGCTATCATTAATATAAAACGATAAATGAAAGTTAAGATTGAGccatttttgtttgatattgaTTGACAGCTACTTGGggcattatttcattttatatattcatttattttaactttactCTACTGAAAGGCTTACTAGGTAGCCTAATGTCTACTTAATCTATGTAATGGTTCAACAAATcaagtgcaaaatataaattaatgGATAAATATTTGACCTATTTAATAGTTttactgcattttctttttgaattCCACCCTAAATCCAGCTTTCCATTGGGATCACGAGAATCCAGTTGTTTTCTCATCAAAGGTATCCCAATCCCActaaaaagttttaaacaacaCGTAATGAAGGTTTGATCCAGATtgaagaggaaaaaacaaatagatCTGCACTGTTTCTACTTTGCCAAGTATTTATTCGATCCAGCACCATTGGACACtggaatgtgtgtgtcttttttttctttctttttctaatcCAGATCAAAACCATGACTGTATTACACGATCAAATCCAATTTCAGAaaccctttctttcttttgagcAATCTAATTTGAAGATTTGATCCAATCTGACAGCCGAAATCCAATCAGATTACTGCCGAACAGCTTGGCTCTGGTGACTATCGAGGTTTACCTTGGTTTAGGTGTAAAAGAATCCACAGGAAAGAGCCTGATGCCCTCGACCTGACTAAATGATTGAAAGCCTGCATCTAGATTTGAATTTTTAGGCACCTCTTCATACTGTAGAACAAAGCACAGtgtgcaaaaataaaagagagaTGCATTTAAAATTTAGTGTATTTGCTTTTTGGTTTAAATTTAGGAAAACTGAGAATATGTCATGTCATCAAGATTATTGGAGAAATTGACTttctgtattattattattattattacaacctccattatcatcattattagtagtagtagcagtggCCTACAATACCCACATTTGTAACAAGAAATAGTAGTTAAACCCAAGTTAAATGTCATCCTAGACAACGTCactctcctcatgtgtcttaCATTATCAACCTGGCTGAATCTGAGAAGTTGCAACTCAAATTAAATCTTCTCAATTAAAAAGGTACAAGGGAACTGCTAGGAACTGCTGACTTTTCCCTTTACAGTAAACCCTCTCCGGCAGGATAGTGTGGTTTCTTCACCCTCCAGAGCCGTGGAATCCAATGGTAAAGAGAAACCTTTGAATAAGTCAGCGTCTGTATACATACCACACACTCGGCCAGCTCGCAACCGAGAAAAAAGACCCTCAGCAAACCACCAATTTAAATAGCTGCACAAGCTGGTCACTGTTGGGACTCTCGTTAGCTTAAGGCCTGTGTTGGAGGCGGCTACAAGCAGTTTTTTGTGatgggtgaaaaaaaaataagacgGGGAAGTATCCACATGACCTTTGAGAGTGAGTAAATCAAACTGCTGTTTAGTAGTCATTAAGGAAGTGCACCTTAAACCTCTCAACCGCTGAGATGAGGATGGGAGGAATCATTATTTACTCACCAGAATTAAACACCTTGTTTTGTGCTGACTTCTCATAAAGCATTAACTTCCACAAATAACAGTTAGAGGGGTATGAATAACAATGGGAAACTGAGGCAATGATGTGGCAAAAATGCTTTTGTCAGCAAAACTGTTCAAATATGTTACACTGGGTGCTGCAGATCAAAAAGTAGGAAGACAAATAAGATAAACTGTCACTACCAAGACTCATGAATATCAACAGATGAttagagagagaagaggaaaaagagaggagagcagTGGAAAGAAAGATTGAGAGACAGAAAATTCCATCCTCCTCCCCCTGTAATTGTAAACACAAGAGCAGGGGAAGTTTTCCTCCTCAGCATTTACTGTTTCTTTGccagaaataaaagaaatgatCCTCACACACATGATATattcaaataaataacaacTAAAATGCTGCTTTAGATTCATTCATTTCACTCTGTGGTTCAACTTACCGACGTCTGAGTTGCAAAACGCCTGCTGAGGATGCGATGGGGAGCAGCTGCAGGCTTCTGCTATTTCTTCCACCCGCCACAGAAACAGGATGGCCAGagtgacaaaacaactgttcgCCGTCCAGGTcatctttaaaaaattaatttaaagaggtgagggtaaaaaaaaaaaaagtgaagtaaCAATTGAGCAGCCTAGAGAAGATGAGCAGGAAATGTCCCCAGCTTCAAGTGAGTAGCCTAACACACGGTCCACTTGTCAGAGTGTGAGATGCACAAGGCATGAGAGGGAGTTCATTCCTGTTGAAGACAGAGGCGCAGAGACTTCCTCCTCCAAAATCTGTTTTCCACTACCGTCAGGAGCAGCCGCGTTTTATTACTGCAGGCTGGCTGCAGACTCCTCCCCTCCTGCAGccactcagcagcagcagcagcagcagcagcactgtggaGGTCAGGGGCACCCAATTTTACATCCACCCCCGCAAACCCCACCCTCACCTTCTGTCACAATACTGTCGCATTAAGAGGAGGATGATTGTGTGTGATGCATGCAACATCTGTTGGTACACCCTCAGCCACACGCATACGTGCAATTCTTGCACTTCTCCCTTTGTGTCAAACATTTCCCCAAATCATGACCTCAACTTTTACCTTAACTTTGACCTTGAACTTCCTCCATATCTCAACCAAATCCCCCTAAGTAACAAGatttaaatctaatttaaaCCTTAACATCCCAACTTGACCATCACCAAAGGACATGAAATTATAGCTTGGAAAAAAATGGGGACATTATGTCTTATGTCTGAGATATTTCCTTATCTTACTATCTTTGTAAGTACAGAAAACGAAAGCAGACAACTATTTTTTGTGGTttgccattttaacatggaaAAGGAAAATCACCTGATTATTCATGTAATGGACCCTCTAGGGACACTGGTGAAATTCATGGCCAACTGGTcatggtctgtgtgtgtgcatgtggaaaTTCTGGCCTGATGATGGAGCAAAAGGCGAGGTCAGAGGGTCACCAGGATTTATTTTCTAAAAGTCATGAACATCCACGGtaaatttaaaggaacagtgtataAGATTTAAGCTGGATTTATACTTTTGTGTTGGATCAACGCCATACCTGCGGTGTAGGCTCTACATTTACGCAcagcctacactgtagcctgacgtgcacctccccagaaatgttaCTATACCTTGCaccgacgcagacctcctgtctatttttgaaagcggaaaccatttccctcagtggaaacgaagcttttatttactttaatttcacagataagaaacaataaattgtgaagatgataaagcctccacaaaaatagcattttaagtcttgagtGTGATGTATTTaggaaatctccactcatccctttgctaatttatacaatgtaaaatgccataggctcatgctaataacgttagcatatttagtataagacaattgttttgtcagtgaacctagTGACTTGTAATGCAGCCGAAATTTAATGTTACctttgtgaaatgttgctgttgtccctggcttcatatgagtaggggAAAAGTCTGCTAcatgctaggctaatttatacaatgtaaaatgccataggcttgtgctaaaaatattagcatgttgtatttgtggagaaaatgtgttcagCAAATGTGAAtactgtgagttatagtgatgccaatttgtgtacttgtgttcgAAATCatcactattaagccatgttaaATGTGTGCTTTGAATCAACTttattttacagcacttcacagaaaccccaccgccgactagtgttttggaggtgtaactgcagagtgacacagacaaaccaccgcacaagtataaatgcttacAGCGTGcgtaggctatggcgtaggctctgcatagagctgacgcacaagtataaatttcTCtttaggaggatttagtggcatctagtggtgaggactgcagattgcaacaaaatgaaacttcagtcgtcattgttcaggaggtctcttcctctcctgtgctGGCGACGGGctgctagcctagcacctgctaatgtatgCCCACCTATAACTTACTATATGCTCACCTTATGGGCATAATGCACATAAGGTTTTTGAGCCGAATTacccgcagaggtctcctcctctccagaaaaaaaacaaaaccccaaAAACCTGGACCCAGTgattaaaccggtaaaaacactaaataaagcagttttacatttaaaaaagc from Epinephelus lanceolatus isolate andai-2023 chromosome 18, ASM4190304v1, whole genome shotgun sequence harbors:
- the timp2b gene encoding metalloproteinase inhibitor 2b, with the protein product MTWTANSCFVTLAILFLWRVEEIAEACSCSPSHPQQAFCNSDVVIRAKVVGQQEVDVGNDIYGNPIKRIKYDIKQIKMFKGPTQDFDVIYTAPTSAVCGVTLETNGKEYLITGKVETDGTMHITLCHFIEPWDILSETQKKSLTQRYEMGCECKITRCTSIPCMISSPAECLWLDWILEKTVNGKQAKHYACIKRSDDSCAWYRGAAQPKKDFLDIEDP